TGAGATGGCAAGTGTCGTTACTGATTTTAGCCTGAGATCTCCAGCAGCTATTCTTACACTAAAATCCCTTctgaaaaatgcaggttttcCTTTAAGCATCCGTTTCCTCACAGATGAGAGGGCAAGGGCACGGGCCAATCCCACAGCCACTGTGCTGCAGGAGCCACCGCCCGTTCCTCCCCCGCCCAGTCCCCAGCTCCGGCCTGCGCCCACCCGCGCCTCGGCACGCCCGCGCCCCCCCACGCCTGAGGGCCGGGGCGGAGCCCTCCTCAGCCCCCCGTCCGCCGGGATCGCCGCGCCGCTGCCGGGCACGTCGGCCGGGGCTCGGGCAGGTAACCGCGGCGCCGGCCGCCCGGGCAGGGCTGCTCTCGCCCCGCGGgcccggcgccgctccccgcGCAGGGCCATACCCGGAACACCGGCAGGGCCCCGCGCCCAGCGGGCAGGGCCGCGCCCACAGCGGGCAGGGCCCCTCCACCCGCCGCCCCGTGTTTGCGGCCGTGGCGCTCAGGGAGGTGCTTTGGGCGCGGCCTTGGCAGTGTCGGACGATCGATCGGGTGGACTCGCTGATCTGTCCCAAGTGGCGCCGCGGGTCCGTTCCTGGGGAGCGGCGCAGACGCTGTTCCCGCCATTTCCCCCAGCCCGCCCGGCTGTGTGACCCCGCCCGGTACCCGTCCGCCCTCCTCCGGTGGCACCGGCGGGCAGAGCGGGAGGATCTGCCGCTCCCGCAGCCCTGCGGCGGCACCGACCCGGCCGCGGGGACAGCGGCTGCCGCAGCGCCTTGGCGCCTCCGGCGGTGAGGGGGTGCGGCTGGGCGCTGCGTCCCTTCGGAGCGGGCGGTCCCAGCGCTCGGCAGTGAGGTAGTATTGCTTTCTGAAGCCTTTACAAAAATAGTACAGGAAATAGTAACCTGCAAGAATGTTACGGTGAGACTTACAGTTTGGAGACTCGGAGGTCACATCCGGGATACCACCAGGGCTTGCGGTTGTAGCACGCGATCTAAACACACCGGGCATACATTAGTATTCTAcggatttttttcttgattaacAAGATTTGTTATTAGCACATCATTAATGCATAAATTCTGCTTTCTGCCACTTGTGTCCAGTAAAATTTGGTTATTTTATAAAACCTCTCGAGGACAATTTCCAGACTTGAAAAATCCTAAACTACACCTTAGCAACATTGAAAGCcattgaaaaaatacatatactaAATTATGCGCTTTGGTTTATCATCTGAGTTTAAAGTATTCCGTATTCCCTGTTGTCATATATGACAAATGCCATTCAGTAGTAATGGGGAAGTATCAGTTGCATTATAAATTTGTGAGATGCCATCAAATGTTTTGTGTAATTTGAATAAAATATGAATGGAAGTGAAATAtgtacagaaatgtttaaattgGAGCAGCTGCAGAAAAGAGTGACTAGGATAATGGGGGAAATACAGAGCCTGTTTTATGAGCTACAGCTAGAAAAGCCGTGGCTCTTGAAGGGCAAGGTGAAGCTGAGCAGGGGTATGATTTTTGTCTACAAATGTGTAAAAGGTGCAAATAATGAGGCAGAAGAAAAGTTATGGAAGGAAAGGATAATGCTGGCACAAGAACGATGGTATAAAATGGCAAGACCCCACATGTTTAGGATGATAATTACTGGAAGGTTTCTCATCACTAGGGCACTGAGGTTTAGGAGCAGTCTGTCAATAGAAGCAGTGGGATGGGAAGCCCCACTACTTTA
The sequence above is drawn from the Strix aluco isolate bStrAlu1 chromosome 4, bStrAlu1.hap1, whole genome shotgun sequence genome and encodes:
- the LOC141922946 gene encoding uncharacterized protein LOC141922946 — its product is MEPGENSGMCILSGSSCLTQHQILLDCGDSKRLNQTELLQEGFREGGLEQLFLSNMPRGRQKLVEKGRKTSSQIPRPASSQVHTSLWRRSIPQTLQPPFLELYLELMQLPHELYSNTEDLTAPKPQCPSDEKPSSNYHPKHTKIIPLLSFTLPFKSHGFSSCYYFLYYFCKGFRKQYYLTAERWDRPLRRDAAPSRTPSPPEAPRRCGSRCPRGRVGAAAGLRERQILPLCPPVPPEEGGRVPGGVTQPGGLGEMAGTASAPLPRNGPAAPLGTDQRVHPIDRPTLPRPRPKHLPERHGRKHGAAGGGALPAVGAALPAGRGALPVFRRHVVTTTCDDNVQQSRDRDLARPGFGIRNLAKVGCRTACSGDGAR